In Luteibacter mycovicinus, a genomic segment contains:
- a CDS encoding Crp/Fnr family transcriptional regulator: MYQAQAVASQSVARRPSVYCNASCRYAAVCEATRGGDPELLDMRDVVERVGPFSEGDRLVQPDAPHRAAFAVVSGMAKTVGDGRVVAFHLPGELFALDVARTGAHNASVVAVGKTWFCRFPRAATDELCEHNDALTRHLRSLRRRERVSAAHAADGLAASRVRSFLVDLLDRRRRFEGASPFVPLPMSRDDIGSYLRMSSATVTRMLGKLRAEGAIAILPNGIEVTDEAALRG, from the coding sequence GTGTACCAGGCCCAGGCCGTCGCCAGTCAGTCCGTCGCCCGCCGTCCGTCGGTGTACTGCAATGCGTCGTGTCGTTACGCCGCCGTCTGCGAAGCAACACGTGGCGGCGATCCCGAGCTGCTCGACATGCGTGACGTCGTCGAACGCGTCGGTCCGTTTTCCGAAGGCGACCGGCTCGTGCAGCCCGATGCCCCGCATCGCGCGGCCTTCGCCGTCGTCAGTGGCATGGCCAAGACGGTCGGCGACGGCCGGGTGGTCGCGTTCCATCTGCCGGGCGAACTCTTCGCGCTGGACGTCGCCAGAACCGGCGCACACAACGCGTCCGTCGTGGCCGTCGGCAAGACGTGGTTCTGCCGCTTTCCGCGCGCCGCGACCGACGAACTCTGCGAGCACAATGACGCGCTGACCCGACACCTGCGCTCGCTGCGCCGGCGTGAACGAGTCAGTGCGGCCCACGCGGCGGACGGGCTGGCCGCGTCACGCGTTCGCTCTTTCCTGGTCGACCTGCTCGACCGGCGGCGTCGTTTCGAAGGGGCCAGCCCTTTCGTTCCCCTGCCCATGTCCCGCGACGATATCGGCTCCTACCTCCGGATGAGCTCGGCCACCGTTACGCGCATGCTGGGGAAGCTCCGCGCCGAGGGTGCCATCGCCATCCTTCCAAATGGTATCGAGGTCACCGACGAGGCCGCTCTGCGCGGCTAG
- a CDS encoding amidohydrolase family protein, with product MNLLRPTLLALALVAACPAAGAATVIRGARLLDGTGGPAREDVTMVIDGDRITMLGAGLRVKMPKDTTVVDYTGKTIIPGLISDHGHIGSVDGTRSGTPDLYTRDNALRQLKQWRAYGVTTVTSLGVNNPDVFYPLRADLHAGKADGADLFGADRGIGVPNGAPPAKMMQVGPNQLDRPSTPDEARAAVDAAAERGTDIVKIWVDDFNGSLPVKMKPEIWHAVIDEAHARHLRVAAHVYYLDDARQLVDAGVDILAHGVRDRPVDSAFVQAMKQHGTWYIATLDLNEAAYIYARHPAWMDQPFFTHAVQPALARQFADTAWRDRVQNDGSTRTNEEALQTNLKNLKTLYDAGVRIGFGTDAGAMPLRIPGFAEHRELALMVDAGLTPMQAIQIATQRAAELLGLDDRGVLARGKRADFIVLDADPSGDIEATTKISAVWQRGRQVSGKVDAFTP from the coding sequence ATGAATCTGCTCCGTCCCACCCTGCTCGCTCTTGCTCTGGTCGCCGCGTGCCCTGCCGCCGGTGCGGCCACGGTGATCCGGGGCGCGCGTCTCCTCGACGGCACCGGCGGCCCCGCGCGGGAGGATGTCACGATGGTCATCGACGGCGACCGGATCACGATGCTGGGCGCCGGTCTCCGGGTGAAGATGCCGAAGGACACCACGGTCGTCGACTACACTGGCAAGACGATCATACCGGGACTGATTTCCGACCACGGTCACATCGGCTCGGTCGACGGGACTCGCAGTGGTACGCCGGATCTGTACACGCGCGACAACGCCTTGCGCCAGCTGAAGCAGTGGCGTGCCTACGGCGTCACCACGGTCACCTCGCTCGGGGTCAACAACCCCGACGTGTTCTACCCGCTGCGTGCCGACCTGCATGCGGGTAAAGCGGACGGCGCCGATCTCTTCGGTGCGGATCGCGGGATCGGCGTGCCCAACGGTGCGCCGCCGGCAAAGATGATGCAGGTCGGCCCGAATCAGCTGGACCGCCCCTCCACCCCCGACGAGGCACGCGCCGCCGTCGACGCCGCAGCGGAACGCGGCACCGACATCGTCAAGATCTGGGTGGACGACTTCAACGGCAGCCTGCCCGTCAAGATGAAACCGGAGATCTGGCACGCGGTCATCGATGAGGCGCACGCCAGACATCTGCGCGTCGCGGCGCACGTCTATTACCTCGACGATGCACGCCAGCTGGTGGATGCGGGCGTCGACATACTCGCTCACGGTGTACGCGACCGACCGGTGGACAGCGCCTTCGTCCAGGCGATGAAGCAGCACGGGACCTGGTATATCGCCACGCTCGATCTCAACGAGGCCGCTTATATCTATGCCCGTCATCCGGCGTGGATGGACCAGCCCTTCTTCACCCACGCAGTGCAGCCCGCCCTGGCCAGGCAGTTCGCCGATACCGCGTGGCGCGATCGCGTGCAGAACGACGGCTCCACCAGGACCAACGAAGAAGCGCTGCAAACCAATCTGAAGAACCTGAAGACGCTTTACGACGCAGGTGTGAGGATCGGCTTCGGCACCGATGCCGGTGCGATGCCGCTGCGCATTCCCGGTTTTGCCGAGCACCGTGAGCTCGCCCTCATGGTCGATGCGGGCCTCACGCCGATGCAGGCGATTCAGATCGCAACCCAGCGTGCCGCCGAACTGCTGGGTCTTGACGACCGCGGCGTCCTGGCCAGGGGCAAGCGGGCCGACTTCATCGTTCTCGACGCCGATCCGTCGGGCGATATCGAAGCGACCACGAAAATTTCCGCGGTGTGGCAGCGCGGCCGCCAGGTCAGCGGTAAGGTCGACGCGTTCACGCCCTGA
- a CDS encoding CsbD family protein, with protein sequence MDKNRTEGMKHEIKGAVKEGVGKVTGNHAKEAAGNIEKNAGKVQKEVGKAADQVRDESRKH encoded by the coding sequence ATGGATAAGAATCGCACCGAAGGCATGAAGCACGAGATCAAGGGCGCCGTGAAGGAAGGCGTCGGCAAGGTTACGGGCAATCACGCGAAAGAAGCGGCGGGCAACATCGAAAAGAATGCCGGCAAGGTCCAGAAAGAAGTAGGCAAGGCTGCGGACCAGGTACGCGACGAAAGCCGCAAGCACTGA